One region of Psychrobacter sp. DAB_AL43B genomic DNA includes:
- the tolR gene encoding protein TolR, with amino-acid sequence MKQSPYRREKKALNAEMNVVPYIDVMLVLLVIFMVTAPMLITGVDVDLPKEQTNTMSQSQLPVIVSLTDNGEIFISYESKVDVPVSEPELIDTLTTLQSQSSDAGAQPVQVMINADQNNQYGAIMTLMATLQQAGIQKVGLLTGAPLPTPSL; translated from the coding sequence ATGAAACAAAGTCCCTATCGCCGTGAGAAAAAAGCGCTAAATGCGGAGATGAACGTTGTTCCTTATATCGACGTGATGTTGGTGTTGCTGGTGATATTTATGGTCACAGCGCCGATGCTGATTACCGGTGTCGATGTTGATTTGCCAAAAGAGCAAACCAATACCATGAGTCAAAGCCAGTTGCCAGTGATTGTTTCTTTAACTGATAATGGCGAGATTTTTATCAGTTATGAAAGCAAGGTTGATGTACCTGTTAGTGAGCCTGAGCTGATTGATACGCTAACTACTTTGCAAAGCCAAAGCAGTGATGCAGGCGCTCAGCCGGTACAAGTGATGATTAATGCTGATCAAAACAATCAATATGGCGCCATCATGACGCTAATGGCTACTTTACAACAAGCCGGTATCCAAAAGGTCGGGCTATTGACTGGCGCTCCCCTGCCTACCCCTTCATTGTAA